A region of Massilia sp. WG5 DNA encodes the following proteins:
- a CDS encoding DUF2474 domain-containing protein, producing MASLWLRRLGWMLALWLGGVAALGVVAWLIRVLMHAAGMK from the coding sequence ATGGCGTCGCTATGGCTGCGGCGCCTCGGCTGGATGCTTGCCCTGTGGCTGGGCGGGGTGGCGGCGCTGGGCGTGGTCGCCTGGCTGATCCGGGTGCTGATGCATGCGGCCGGCATGAAGTAG
- a CDS encoding molecular chaperone — translation MSDEDQARADFYALIARLMLAPPNAGLLAALAEAEPLDADGIDEDGRALQEAWLKLTQAASVMDAGALAEEFDALFISTGDPLLNPYGSVYLAGHLNDFPLAELRQDLARLRIARARGVGEFEDHLSALCETMRVLITGAPGIARQPLAEQKRLFVAHIQPWYAACLRDVAAAGPANFYKVVAAFAGAFLAVEAHAFAVWEPADAPLAA, via the coding sequence TTGTCCGATGAAGACCAGGCCAGGGCCGATTTTTACGCACTGATCGCGCGCCTTATGCTGGCGCCGCCCAACGCCGGCCTGCTGGCCGCCCTGGCCGAGGCCGAGCCGCTCGACGCCGACGGCATCGACGAAGACGGACGGGCGCTCCAGGAGGCGTGGCTGAAGCTGACCCAGGCCGCCAGCGTGATGGATGCCGGCGCGCTGGCCGAGGAATTCGACGCGCTCTTCATCAGCACCGGCGATCCGCTGCTGAACCCCTACGGTTCGGTCTACCTGGCCGGCCACCTGAACGACTTTCCGCTGGCCGAACTGCGCCAGGACCTGGCCCGCCTGCGCATTGCGCGGGCGCGCGGCGTGGGCGAGTTCGAGGACCACCTGAGCGCCCTGTGCGAGACCATGCGCGTGCTGATCACCGGCGCGCCGGGCATCGCGCGCCAGCCGCTGGCCGAGCAGAAGCGGCTGTTCGTGGCGCACATCCAGCCCTGGTACGCGGCCTGCCTGCGCGACGTTGCCGCGGCCGGACCGGCGAATTTCTACAAGGTCGTCGCCGCGTTCGCCGGCGCCTTCCTGGCGGTCGAAGCCCATGCCTTCGCGGTGTGGGAGCCGGCCGATGCACCCCTTGCCGCTTGA
- the cydB gene encoding cytochrome d ubiquinol oxidase subunit II, with protein sequence MDIDITAVWAGIIFFSVFMYVVLDGFDLGIGMLYPFVPGRRERDVMMNSVAPIWDGNETWLVLGGEGLLAAFPVAYAVILPGLYLPLIFMLVGLIFRGVAFEFRFKANDRERPVWDLAFICGSMTAAFFQGVSLGAFLSGIPVSGRSYAGGPLDWFAPFPLVAGCGVMIAYTLLGATWLVMKTEGELHQRMVRLARTFTLLLLAAVAVVSVWTPLSQHQVAERWFSFPNLLILSPVPLLVAASAFWLLWSLKRHPHRQPFAAALALTLLGFVGMAISIWPHIVPPAITIWEAAAPPATQGFALVGTLIVLPLILAYTAWSYYVFRGKVVDSEGYH encoded by the coding sequence ATGGACATCGACATCACCGCAGTCTGGGCCGGCATCATCTTCTTTTCCGTCTTCATGTACGTGGTGCTGGACGGCTTCGACCTCGGCATCGGCATGCTGTACCCCTTCGTGCCGGGCAGGCGCGAGCGCGACGTGATGATGAACTCGGTGGCGCCGATCTGGGACGGCAACGAGACCTGGCTGGTGCTGGGCGGCGAGGGGCTGCTGGCGGCCTTCCCGGTCGCCTACGCGGTGATCCTGCCGGGCCTCTACCTGCCGCTGATCTTTATGCTGGTGGGCCTGATCTTCCGCGGCGTGGCCTTCGAATTCCGCTTCAAGGCGAACGACCGCGAACGCCCGGTCTGGGACCTGGCCTTCATCTGCGGTTCGATGACGGCGGCCTTCTTCCAGGGCGTGTCGCTGGGCGCCTTCCTGTCCGGGATCCCGGTGTCGGGACGCAGCTACGCCGGCGGGCCGCTCGACTGGTTCGCGCCTTTCCCGCTGGTGGCCGGCTGCGGGGTGATGATCGCCTACACGCTGCTGGGCGCGACCTGGCTGGTGATGAAGACCGAGGGCGAGCTCCACCAGCGCATGGTCAGGCTGGCGCGGACCTTCACCCTGCTGCTGCTGGCGGCGGTGGCGGTGGTCAGCGTGTGGACGCCGCTGTCCCAGCACCAGGTGGCCGAGCGCTGGTTCAGCTTCCCCAACCTCCTGATCCTGTCGCCGGTGCCGCTGCTGGTGGCGGCCTCGGCGTTCTGGCTGCTGTGGTCGCTGAAACGGCATCCGCACCGCCAGCCTTTCGCCGCGGCGCTGGCCCTGACGCTGCTGGGCTTTGTCGGCATGGCGATCAGCATCTGGCCGCACATCGTGCCGCCCGCGATCACGATCTGGGAGGCGGCGGCGCCGCCCGCCACCCAGGGCTTCGCGCTGGTCGGCACGCTGATCGTGCTGCCGCTGATCCTGGCCTACACGGCCTGGTCCTATTACGTATTCCGCGGCAAGGTCGTGGACAGCGAGGGTTATCACTGA
- a CDS encoding formate dehydrogenase subunit alpha produces the protein MTLVKTSRDSGLKRRKFLVGAGVTAGAAAVARHLPLNVIEPAAADPAPAPAAKTEIKHTVCSHCSVGCSVEAVVQNGVWVRQEAAFDSPINMGAHCAKGASVREHGFGEHRLRYPMKLVNGKYERISWDQAINEIGDKLLELRQKSGPDALMLIGSSKHNNEQSYLLRKWVSFWGSNNCDHQARICHSTTVAGVAQTFGYGAMTNSFNDLHYSKAVLFIGSNPAEAHPISMLHFLHAKELGAKMIVIDPRFTRTARFAHHYVRVRPGTDIALVWGMLWHIFENGWEDKEYIAARTNGMDEVRKEVAKWTPDKVSDVTGVPESAVRMAAEMLAKNKPSSVVWCMGITQHHVGTANVRALCILQLALGNIGVQGGGANIYRGHDNVQGATDVGPNGDSLPGYYGIAEGAWKHFAAVWGVDYEWIKSRFGSKELMEKPGITVSRWFDAVNEDNQYVDQPSNLRAVIYWGHAPNSQTRLPDMKRAMQKLDMLVVIDPYPSMTASMHGRENGVYLLPAASQFECQGSVTASNRSIQWRERVIQPLFECKTDHEIMYLFARKLGFGDELVKNIKVVNNEPVIEDILREINRSCWTIGYTGCSPERLKLHMQNKHTFNPTTMRADDGPCKGDYYGLPWPCWGTPEMKHPGTPILYDLHKSVAEGGLPFRANWGVEHGGESLLAADGSTNKDSELDVGYPEFDHVFMKKLGWWADLTPEEQKAAEGKNWKTDLSGGIIRVVIAHGCAPWGNARARCNVWNFPDPVPVHREPLVSPRRDLVAKYPTYDDKAAFWRLPTLYKSVQQVDFSKDYPLIMTSGRLVEFEGGGEETRSNPWLAELQQNMFCEVNPNDAAQIGVKLGDFIWVQTPTGANLKVMAMVTQRVPEGLVWMPFHFGGWWMGEDLEKHYPEGGAPAVRGEAVNTGWTYGYDAVTMMQETKVSMCRLVRA, from the coding sequence ATGACCCTGGTGAAGACTTCGCGCGACAGCGGACTGAAACGGCGCAAATTCCTGGTTGGCGCGGGCGTCACGGCCGGCGCCGCCGCGGTCGCGCGCCACCTGCCGCTGAACGTCATCGAACCGGCCGCCGCCGACCCGGCGCCGGCGCCGGCCGCGAAGACCGAGATCAAGCACACCGTCTGCAGCCACTGCTCGGTCGGCTGCTCGGTGGAGGCGGTGGTGCAGAACGGGGTCTGGGTACGCCAGGAAGCGGCCTTCGACTCGCCGATCAACATGGGCGCCCACTGCGCCAAGGGCGCTTCGGTGCGCGAGCACGGCTTCGGCGAGCACCGGCTGCGCTATCCGATGAAGCTGGTCAACGGCAAGTATGAGCGCATCTCCTGGGACCAGGCCATCAACGAGATCGGCGACAAGCTGCTCGAGCTGCGCCAGAAATCCGGCCCGGACGCGCTGATGCTGATCGGCAGCTCGAAGCACAACAACGAGCAGTCCTACCTGCTGCGCAAGTGGGTCTCCTTCTGGGGCAGCAACAACTGCGACCACCAGGCGCGCATCTGCCACTCGACCACGGTGGCGGGCGTGGCCCAGACCTTCGGCTACGGGGCGATGACGAACTCCTTCAACGACCTGCACTACAGCAAGGCCGTCCTGTTCATCGGCTCGAATCCGGCCGAGGCCCACCCGATCTCGATGCTGCATTTCCTGCACGCGAAGGAACTGGGCGCGAAGATGATCGTGATCGATCCGCGCTTCACGCGCACCGCGCGCTTCGCCCACCACTATGTGCGGGTCCGTCCGGGCACCGACATCGCGCTGGTGTGGGGCATGCTGTGGCACATCTTCGAGAACGGCTGGGAAGACAAGGAATACATCGCCGCCCGCACCAACGGCATGGACGAGGTGCGCAAGGAAGTCGCCAAGTGGACCCCGGACAAGGTCAGCGACGTGACCGGCGTGCCCGAGTCCGCGGTGCGGATGGCGGCCGAAATGCTGGCCAAGAACAAGCCGTCCTCGGTGGTCTGGTGCATGGGCATCACCCAGCACCACGTCGGCACCGCCAACGTGCGCGCCCTGTGCATCCTGCAGCTGGCGCTGGGGAATATCGGCGTGCAGGGCGGCGGCGCCAACATCTACCGGGGCCACGACAATGTGCAGGGCGCGACCGACGTCGGCCCGAACGGCGATTCGCTGCCGGGCTATTACGGCATCGCCGAGGGCGCCTGGAAGCACTTCGCCGCGGTCTGGGGCGTCGACTACGAGTGGATCAAGTCGCGCTTCGGCTCCAAGGAACTGATGGAGAAGCCCGGCATCACGGTGTCGCGCTGGTTCGACGCCGTCAACGAAGACAACCAGTACGTCGACCAGCCGAGCAACCTGCGCGCCGTGATCTACTGGGGCCACGCGCCGAACAGCCAGACCCGCCTGCCGGACATGAAGAGGGCGATGCAGAAGCTCGACATGCTGGTCGTGATCGACCCGTACCCGAGCATGACGGCCTCGATGCACGGGCGCGAGAATGGCGTCTACCTGCTGCCGGCGGCCTCGCAGTTCGAGTGCCAGGGTTCGGTCACGGCATCGAACCGCTCGATCCAGTGGCGCGAGCGGGTGATCCAGCCGCTGTTCGAGTGCAAGACCGACCACGAGATCATGTACCTGTTCGCGCGCAAGCTGGGCTTCGGCGACGAGCTGGTCAAGAACATCAAGGTGGTCAACAACGAGCCGGTGATCGAGGACATCCTCCGCGAGATCAACCGCTCCTGCTGGACCATCGGCTACACCGGCTGCTCGCCGGAGCGGCTCAAGCTGCACATGCAGAACAAGCACACCTTCAATCCGACCACCATGCGCGCCGACGACGGTCCCTGCAAGGGCGACTACTACGGCCTGCCGTGGCCGTGCTGGGGCACGCCGGAGATGAAGCACCCGGGCACGCCGATCCTGTACGACCTGCACAAGTCGGTCGCCGAGGGCGGCCTGCCGTTCCGCGCCAACTGGGGCGTCGAGCACGGCGGCGAGAGCCTGCTGGCGGCCGACGGCTCGACCAACAAGGACAGCGAGCTCGACGTCGGTTATCCGGAATTCGACCACGTGTTCATGAAGAAGCTCGGCTGGTGGGCCGATCTCACGCCGGAAGAGCAGAAGGCGGCCGAGGGCAAGAACTGGAAGACCGACCTGTCGGGCGGCATCATCCGGGTCGTCATCGCCCACGGCTGCGCGCCCTGGGGCAATGCGCGGGCACGCTGCAACGTCTGGAACTTCCCGGACCCGGTGCCGGTCCACCGCGAACCGCTCGTCTCGCCGCGCCGCGACCTGGTCGCGAAGTACCCGACCTACGACGACAAGGCCGCGTTCTGGCGCCTGCCGACCCTGTACAAGTCGGTCCAGCAGGTCGACTTCTCGAAGGATTACCCGCTCATCATGACCTCCGGCCGCCTGGTCGAGTTCGAGGGCGGCGGCGAGGAAACCCGTTCGAACCCCTGGCTGGCCGAGCTGCAGCAGAACATGTTCTGCGAGGTGAATCCGAACGATGCGGCCCAGATCGGCGTCAAGCTGGGCGATTTCATCTGGGTCCAGACCCCGACCGGGGCCAACCTGAAAGTGATGGCGATGGTGACCCAGCGCGTGCCCGAAGGCCTGGTCTGGATGCCGTTCCACTTCGGCGGCTGGTGGATGGGCGAGGACCTGGAAAAGCATTATCCCGAAGGCGGCGCACCGGCCGTGCGCGGCGAGGCCGTCAACACCGGCTGGACCTATGGCTATGACGCCGTGACGATGATGCAGGAAACGAAAGTGTCGATGTGCCGCCTGGTGCGCGCATAA
- the fnr gene encoding fumarate/nitrate reduction transcriptional regulator Fnr, with protein MIQAISIQNDSRPLNVSALKASCAACSMHQLCLPMGLENADIDRLDKIIGRRRRLERDEALYKMGEPFRNLYAVRFGHFKTYQVNAAGEAQITGFQMAGELLGMDAISGDRYRCDAVALEDSEVCEIPFANLEELFGQVPALLRHFHRIMSNEITREQNVMLLLGNMRAEQRFAVFLVNKSARYAARGYSPTQFALRMSREDIGNYLGLTIESISRLLSRFKKMGLVAIDKREVSLLDLPRLKAMAAGTEQCSPMA; from the coding sequence ATGATCCAGGCTATTTCCATCCAGAATGACAGCAGGCCCCTGAACGTCTCGGCGCTGAAGGCCAGCTGCGCAGCCTGCAGCATGCACCAGCTGTGCCTGCCGATGGGCCTGGAAAATGCGGATATCGACCGCCTCGACAAGATCATCGGCCGCCGCCGCCGGCTCGAGCGCGACGAGGCGCTGTACAAGATGGGCGAGCCCTTCCGTAACCTGTACGCCGTGCGCTTCGGGCATTTCAAGACCTACCAGGTGAACGCGGCCGGCGAAGCCCAGATCACGGGCTTCCAGATGGCCGGCGAGCTGCTCGGCATGGATGCGATCAGCGGCGACCGCTATCGCTGCGATGCGGTGGCGCTCGAGGACAGCGAAGTCTGCGAGATCCCCTTCGCCAACCTGGAAGAGCTGTTCGGCCAAGTCCCCGCCCTGCTGCGCCATTTCCACCGCATCATGAGCAACGAGATCACGCGCGAGCAGAATGTCATGCTCTTGCTCGGCAATATGCGCGCCGAGCAGCGCTTCGCCGTTTTCCTCGTCAACAAATCGGCCCGCTACGCCGCACGCGGCTATTCGCCCACCCAGTTCGCCCTGCGCATGTCGCGCGAAGACATCGGCAACTACCTGGGGCTCACCATCGAAAGCATCAGCCGGCTGCTGTCGCGCTTCAAGAAAATGGGACTGGTGGCGATCGACAAGCGCGAAGTGAGCCTGCTCGACCTGCCGCGCCTGAAGGCGATGGCGGCCGGCACCGAGCAGTGCAGTCCGATGGCGTGA
- a CDS encoding DUF885 family protein, with product MPQTRSRLLRTAIASLFLPLALAAMHPATAATAADKHAKPAKSAARQAADKPDKAFDSWADRFAADWVRANPQTATSTQYFDGAEQAALDRQLTPQTRAQRQQMVDMAKTGVARLDAFLAGPLSEEQRTSASVMRWSLANTIASEPFEDYRFVFNQFGGVQVGLVNFMTTTHPLRRAADLSSYMARLEQVGQRMDEALERAREAAAKGFLPPRFILERAQYQVDLFLKPAADQNVLVTTLDQRLAKLSDVAEPVRAKAVSSAARIVEEKIRPAYRRVQAFMAEIHPATSDTAGIARLPGGLDAYQQALKTYTSTNLTAAQIHEIGLREVARIEGEMDRHLRSLGYTEGSIEERMKKLDASFEPKGEADPRPELLQKYAAMVADAEQRSNALFNLKPRAPVEVRREPALTEASAAAHYSLPAPDGSRPGIFWVPLRGPSFDVIRMRSLSYHEAVPGHHFQLAIQQERTDLPKFRAQRIFGGGSAHSEGWGLYAERLAVEQGWYGDEKQGDVPGLLGALGSELFRARRLVVDTGLHSKGWTRQQAIDYGIGAQEVERYVAWPGQACAYMIGMLRIIELRDKAKQELGDRFSLPAFHDVVLKNGSVPLDVLGQIVDRWIARQKKA from the coding sequence ATGCCCCAGACCCGTTCGCGCCTCCTGCGCACCGCCATTGCGTCGCTGTTCCTGCCGCTGGCCCTCGCCGCCATGCATCCGGCCACCGCGGCCACCGCGGCCGACAAGCACGCCAAACCCGCCAAGTCTGCCGCCAGGCAGGCCGCCGACAAGCCCGACAAGGCCTTCGACAGCTGGGCCGACCGCTTCGCCGCAGACTGGGTCCGCGCCAATCCGCAGACCGCCACCTCGACCCAGTACTTCGACGGCGCCGAACAGGCGGCCCTCGACCGCCAGCTGACGCCGCAGACCCGCGCGCAGCGCCAGCAGATGGTCGACATGGCGAAGACCGGCGTGGCGCGCCTGGACGCCTTCCTGGCGGGTCCGCTGAGCGAGGAGCAGCGCACCTCGGCCTCGGTGATGCGCTGGAGCCTGGCGAACACCATCGCCAGCGAGCCCTTCGAGGATTACCGCTTCGTGTTCAACCAGTTCGGCGGCGTGCAGGTCGGGCTGGTCAACTTCATGACCACCACCCATCCGCTGCGCCGGGCCGCGGACCTGAGCAGCTACATGGCGCGCCTGGAGCAGGTCGGACAGCGCATGGACGAGGCCCTGGAACGCGCCAGGGAAGCGGCCGCGAAAGGCTTCCTGCCGCCGCGCTTCATCCTCGAGCGCGCCCAGTACCAGGTCGACCTGTTCCTGAAACCGGCGGCGGACCAGAACGTGCTGGTCACCACGCTCGACCAGCGCCTCGCCAAGCTGTCCGACGTGGCCGAGCCGGTGCGCGCCAAGGCCGTGTCGAGCGCCGCCCGCATCGTCGAGGAGAAGATCCGCCCGGCCTACCGGCGCGTACAGGCCTTCATGGCCGAGATCCACCCGGCTACCTCCGATACCGCCGGCATCGCGCGCCTGCCGGGCGGACTGGACGCCTACCAGCAGGCCCTGAAGACCTACACCAGCACGAACCTCACGGCCGCGCAGATCCACGAGATCGGCCTGCGCGAAGTCGCGCGCATCGAGGGCGAGATGGACCGCCACCTGCGCTCGCTCGGCTACACCGAAGGCTCGATCGAGGAGCGCATGAAGAAGCTGGACGCCAGCTTCGAGCCGAAGGGAGAAGCGGATCCGCGTCCCGAGCTGCTGCAGAAGTACGCGGCGATGGTGGCCGACGCCGAGCAGCGCAGCAATGCCCTGTTCAACCTGAAGCCGCGCGCGCCGGTCGAGGTGCGCCGCGAGCCGGCGCTGACCGAAGCCTCGGCCGCCGCGCATTATTCGCTGCCGGCGCCGGACGGCAGCCGCCCCGGCATCTTCTGGGTGCCGCTGCGCGGCCCGAGCTTCGACGTGATCCGCATGCGCAGCCTGTCCTACCACGAGGCGGTGCCGGGCCACCACTTCCAGCTGGCGATCCAGCAGGAGCGGACCGACCTGCCGAAGTTCCGCGCCCAGCGCATCTTCGGCGGCGGCAGCGCCCACAGCGAAGGCTGGGGCCTGTACGCCGAACGGCTGGCGGTGGAGCAGGGCTGGTACGGAGATGAAAAGCAGGGGGATGTCCCGGGCCTGCTCGGCGCGCTCGGCTCGGAGCTGTTCCGCGCCCGGCGCCTGGTGGTCGACACCGGCCTGCACAGCAAGGGATGGACGCGCCAGCAGGCGATCGACTACGGCATCGGCGCCCAGGAAGTCGAGCGCTATGTCGCCTGGCCGGGCCAGGCCTGCGCCTACATGATCGGCATGCTGCGCATTATCGAACTGCGCGATAAAGCGAAGCAGGAGCTGGGCGACAGGTTCTCGCTGCCGGCCTTCCATGACGTGGTGCTGAAAAACGGGTCGGTGCCGCTGGACGTGCTGGGGCAGATCGTCGATCGCTGGATCGCCCGGCAGAAGAAGGCTTGA
- a CDS encoding EthD family reductase, which yields MIKVSVMYPNGPEARFDDAYYREQHMPMVKKLMGDYCKYYTVDKAIAAGPSAPDAPYIAMGHLFCDSVDAFQAGFGPHTKEIMADIPNYTNQTPVIQMSEVVVG from the coding sequence ATGATCAAGGTGAGCGTGATGTATCCGAATGGCCCCGAGGCCCGTTTCGACGACGCCTACTACCGTGAGCAGCACATGCCCATGGTGAAGAAGCTGATGGGCGACTACTGCAAGTACTACACGGTCGACAAGGCGATCGCCGCCGGCCCGTCCGCCCCGGATGCACCCTACATCGCCATGGGCCACCTGTTCTGCGATTCCGTCGACGCCTTCCAGGCCGGCTTCGGGCCGCACACGAAGGAGATCATGGCCGACATCCCCAACTACACCAACCAGACGCCGGTGATCCAGATGAGCGAGGTGGTGGTCGGCTAA
- a CDS encoding formate dehydrogenase, whose translation MANDDKAPDPARRSLLKAAPLGALAVVAARAGAAETAPPAPAPEEPAKPKGYHETEHIRRYYSTAAYW comes from the coding sequence ATGGCCAACGACGACAAAGCTCCCGATCCCGCCCGCCGCAGCCTGCTGAAGGCCGCGCCGCTGGGCGCCCTGGCCGTGGTGGCGGCCCGCGCCGGCGCCGCCGAGACCGCGCCGCCCGCACCGGCGCCTGAGGAACCGGCCAAGCCGAAGGGCTACCACGAGACCGAACACATCCGCCGTTACTACAGTACGGCGGCTTACTGGTAA
- a CDS encoding right-handed parallel beta-helix repeat-containing protein yields the protein MTKRRNFLRIASRVGVSVCAGAALPWLTRAQAATSANVHYIDPTVAGPGDGTLASPFRSWTSVSWTPGHTYLQKRGTTYSGVFQLSASGVPSQRITIGAYYRSDGSDDASRPKPVIVLPAAPTAPADGASIAVLKQERDFVTYRNLDIRNSALPEASDAAIIWLGNNCVFDNCRLTSNCAGVYMFNKSHTTVSNCVLDVISNSATYANHGILVAANLTVDDIRLLNNTVRHHGGGTGSSHGIRCETYSSDTFLTHLVIRGNRVSPPTGVAYSTNPRAIGVYLVQGAGATLDKNTVSGMLTGILINSGDGNYVGNNNCSNNMNFGIHISGLARNYMIENNVCNANGGDFGPSWYGRGIELTSAGPDAVSGHTIRYNTCKSNRNYGGPLDNGSEGVGIGLDNGTSKCSIYGNVISKNEGNGIQVYGGGDPARWPDTGGHTISSNKMDSNCSFSRLNRRSGGTTPSSFQAHIALVYVYGSPTLVAKNAFSGSTSMKVYTDGSDSNVTVA from the coding sequence ATGACCAAGCGAAGAAACTTCCTTCGGATTGCCTCCCGCGTGGGCGTCTCCGTATGCGCCGGCGCGGCGCTTCCATGGCTCACGAGGGCCCAGGCCGCGACCAGCGCGAACGTGCATTACATCGATCCGACAGTCGCCGGCCCGGGCGACGGCACGCTTGCCAGCCCGTTCCGCTCCTGGACCAGCGTTTCCTGGACGCCCGGCCACACCTATCTGCAGAAACGGGGCACGACCTATTCCGGTGTCTTCCAGCTGTCGGCGAGCGGCGTGCCGTCCCAGCGCATCACGATCGGCGCCTATTACCGATCCGACGGCAGCGACGATGCGTCAAGGCCAAAACCGGTCATTGTCCTGCCGGCCGCGCCCACCGCGCCGGCCGACGGCGCCTCGATCGCGGTGTTGAAGCAGGAGCGCGATTTCGTCACCTACCGCAACCTGGACATCCGGAACAGCGCCTTGCCGGAAGCCAGCGACGCGGCGATCATCTGGCTGGGCAATAACTGCGTGTTCGACAACTGCAGGCTGACATCGAACTGCGCCGGCGTGTATATGTTCAATAAAAGCCACACGACCGTCTCCAACTGCGTGCTCGACGTCATCAGTAACAGCGCCACATATGCCAACCACGGGATCCTGGTGGCCGCGAACCTCACCGTCGACGACATCCGCCTGCTCAACAATACCGTCCGCCACCACGGCGGCGGCACCGGGAGCTCGCACGGCATCCGCTGCGAAACCTACAGCAGCGACACCTTCCTCACGCATCTCGTGATTCGCGGGAACCGCGTTTCTCCGCCGACCGGCGTCGCCTACAGCACGAACCCCAGGGCGATCGGCGTCTACCTGGTCCAGGGGGCCGGCGCCACCTTGGACAAGAATACCGTAAGCGGGATGCTCACCGGCATCCTCATCAACAGCGGCGATGGCAACTACGTCGGCAACAATAACTGCAGCAACAATATGAATTTCGGCATTCATATCAGCGGGCTCGCCAGGAATTACATGATCGAGAACAACGTCTGCAATGCGAATGGCGGGGATTTTGGTCCGAGCTGGTACGGACGCGGCATCGAGCTGACCTCGGCGGGGCCGGATGCCGTATCGGGGCACACGATCCGCTACAACACCTGCAAATCCAACCGCAACTACGGCGGCCCGCTGGACAATGGTTCGGAAGGGGTCGGCATCGGCCTGGATAACGGGACCAGCAAGTGTTCGATCTACGGCAACGTCATCTCGAAGAACGAGGGAAACGGCATTCAGGTGTACGGCGGCGGCGATCCGGCCAGGTGGCCCGACACGGGCGGCCATACGATCAGTTCCAACAAGATGGATTCGAACTGCAGCTTCTCCAGGCTGAACCGGCGCAGCGGAGGAACGACGCCCAGTTCATTCCAGGCGCACATCGCGCTGGTCTATGTCTACGGCAGCCCTACCCTCGTTGCCAAAAACGCTTTCTCGGGAAGCACCAGCATGAAGGTCTACACGGATGGCTCGGACTCGAACGTTACCGTCGCCTGA
- a CDS encoding cytochrome ubiquinol oxidase subunit I: MFGLAALDLARVQFAFTMSFHILFPAITIGLASYLAVLELCWLKTKRRVFVDLYHFWLRIFAVTFGMGVVSGIVMAYQFGTNWSYFSDYAGSITGPLLAYEVLTAFFLEAGFLGVMLFGWTRVGPGLHFLATCMVALGTLISATWILGSNSWMQTPQGYAIVEGRMVPVDWLKIVFNPSFPYRLVHMSIAAFLSTALFVGSSAAWHLLKGRGNDAVRTMLSMAMWLVLIVAPVQAVVGDMHGLNTLQHQPAKIAALEGHWQNEGDKPLPLLLFGIPSMKDEETKFAVGIPRLGSLILTHSWGGQIKGLKEFPKDERPNSLILFWSFRVMVGLGLLMIALGSWSLWLRVKKRLFEQRLFLRMAMWMGPAGLLAVLAGWITTEVGRQPWIVYGVLRTADAASKISVGPLALSLAVFVVAYLFVFGVGIAYVLRLVRKGPQAFDLARAPQGGPGRGRTPARPLSVPEPDASVNEDNMT, translated from the coding sequence ATGTTCGGACTGGCGGCATTGGACCTGGCGCGCGTGCAGTTCGCGTTTACGATGTCGTTCCACATCCTGTTCCCGGCCATTACCATCGGCCTGGCCAGCTACCTTGCCGTGCTGGAACTGTGCTGGCTGAAGACGAAGCGCCGGGTCTTCGTCGACCTGTACCACTTCTGGCTGAGGATCTTCGCCGTCACCTTCGGCATGGGTGTCGTCTCCGGCATCGTGATGGCCTACCAGTTCGGCACCAACTGGAGCTATTTTTCCGACTACGCCGGGTCCATCACCGGACCCCTGCTGGCCTACGAGGTGCTGACCGCCTTCTTCCTGGAAGCCGGCTTCCTGGGCGTGATGCTGTTCGGCTGGACCCGGGTCGGACCCGGGCTGCACTTCCTCGCCACCTGCATGGTCGCGCTCGGCACGCTGATTTCCGCCACCTGGATCCTCGGCTCGAACAGCTGGATGCAGACCCCGCAGGGCTATGCCATCGTCGAGGGCCGCATGGTGCCGGTCGACTGGCTGAAGATCGTCTTCAATCCCTCCTTTCCCTACCGGCTGGTGCACATGTCGATCGCCGCCTTCCTGTCGACCGCGCTGTTCGTCGGCAGCTCGGCCGCCTGGCACCTGCTGAAAGGGCGGGGCAACGATGCGGTGCGCACCATGCTGTCGATGGCGATGTGGCTGGTCCTGATCGTGGCGCCGGTCCAGGCCGTTGTGGGCGACATGCACGGCCTGAACACCCTGCAGCACCAGCCGGCCAAAATCGCCGCGCTCGAGGGCCACTGGCAGAACGAGGGCGACAAGCCGCTGCCGCTGCTGCTGTTCGGCATTCCGTCGATGAAGGACGAGGAAACGAAATTTGCCGTCGGCATCCCGCGCCTCGGCAGCCTGATCCTGACCCATAGCTGGGGCGGCCAGATCAAGGGCCTGAAGGAATTCCCGAAGGACGAGCGGCCGAATTCCCTGATTCTCTTCTGGAGCTTCCGCGTGATGGTCGGGCTGGGTCTCCTGATGATCGCGCTGGGCTCCTGGAGCCTGTGGCTGCGGGTGAAAAAACGGCTGTTCGAGCAGCGCCTGTTCCTGCGCATGGCGATGTGGATGGGGCCGGCCGGCCTGCTGGCGGTGCTGGCCGGCTGGATCACCACCGAGGTCGGACGCCAGCCCTGGATCGTCTACGGCGTGCTGCGCACCGCGGACGCCGCATCGAAGATTTCCGTCGGCCCGCTGGCGCTGAGCCTGGCCGTATTCGTGGTGGCCTACCTGTTCGTGTTCGGGGTCGGCATCGCCTATGTGCTGCGGCTGGTGCGCAAGGGCCCGCAGGCCTTCGACCTGGCCCGCGCGCCGCAGGGCGGGCCGGGCAGGGGACGCACGCCGGCGCGGCCGCTGTCGGTGCCCGAGCCGGACGCTTCCGTCAACGAAGACAACATGACCTGA